TGGAATGGGGGCTTTTATTTGTGGCGTTCTGGGGTTTGTCCTAATTTAGAATCGGGATTATCCGAAGCTGAATCTTTACTAACGCAAGGGAAAGTTCACGCTAAATTGCAGGAAATTCATCGTTTAGGACATTTTTAAACCCTGAAACCCTTTCACTTCTTACTGTTCCCTGTTCCCTGTTCCCTGTTCCCTCTTCAAGTAGCGCTATAGAGAACTTTAGCCCTAGGTATTACCTCAAGACCCATGATCAATCATCTTTCAATTGCAGCTTTAATTCTGGCAGGGGGCCAAAGTTCTCGCATGGGTGAGGATAAAGCTTTTGTCCTGTATGAAGGAAAACCTTTGCTTCAGCGAGTGTATCAAGTGGCGGCTACTTGTAGCCAAAAAGTATATATTGCTACACCTTGGCCGGAACGCTATCAAACCCTATTAACGGAAGATTATGAAGTTCTCTTAGAGACGGAACCGAACCAAGGGCCGTTAGTTGCATTGTGCCAAGGATTATTAGAAATTCCCTTTGATTGGATTTGGTTATTAGCCTGTGATTTACCGTTGTTACAACCTGCGATGATTCAACGGTGGCAAAGTCATTTAACGGTTGTTTCTGATACGGTTTTAGCGGTTGTTCCTCAAAGTCAGTCGCGATGGGAACCGTTATGTGGGTTTTATCGCCGTTCTGCTTATTCCCAGTTACAAGCTTTTATGGCTCCAGGGGGAAGATCTTTTCAACGATGGTTAACTCATATTCCTGTGGAACCTATTTATCTGTCTGAAGAAGAATCACAAATGTTGTTCAATTGCAATCGACCCACTGACTTAAAACCTTAATAAATCCTAAAATCCTGA
The Planktothrix tepida PCC 9214 DNA segment above includes these coding regions:
- a CDS encoding molybdenum cofactor guanylyltransferase translates to MINHLSIAALILAGGQSSRMGEDKAFVLYEGKPLLQRVYQVAATCSQKVYIATPWPERYQTLLTEDYEVLLETEPNQGPLVALCQGLLEIPFDWIWLLACDLPLLQPAMIQRWQSHLTVVSDTVLAVVPQSQSRWEPLCGFYRRSAYSQLQAFMAPGGRSFQRWLTHIPVEPIYLSEEESQMLFNCNRPTDLKP